In Gemmatimonadota bacterium, the genomic window AGATGCCGCCCATATTTTCATCGGCGTCGCGCAATGTGGCTGTCGCTGTGCCATTTCTCATTTGTGCCCAGGGGGTTATTTGCCCGCGACTCGCTTCGAAGATAACCACGGCTCCATTATGAGAAATCACACTGTCTTGTTGAGTTACCTGGTGGGGTAGCGCGACAACGCTGTCGTGTATTGTTACGCGTACTCTTGAGACGCGCGTGCCCTGTGTGGGAAAATCCGTTGCTTTTAATTGAAGACCTGGGGGCATTCGCGGTGCGATTTTGTGTAGTCGTACGTCGTCAAAAGCCGCTTCTTTTCCGTCTATAAGACATATCACATGTGCAAACACGGCTTTTGTTGGCACCACAAAAGTCCCGGCCCATTCCGTCCACGACGCGCTTGTTACTTCTGTTGTTGTCCCGCTTTCGCCCACCGGAGTCTGATCTTCTGCCAACCATTGGATGCGTGCAAAAGCCCTTGCGCTGTCGGCACGCGCCCATCCGGTTAAGACATAAACGGCTCCCGGCTGAATATCGATGGGATCGCTGATCAGTGCGGTGGGTTCTCCCCGCGGTCCTCCCAGCATAAGGACTGAGGTTTTGCCGCTGTGAGCGCGTTCGTGTTCGACCATGATCCGCGTAGAATCGGGTACGGGAGACCAATTTACAGGTATCTGCGATGCTGTGATTTGTTCAAACCCCCCGTTGGGCACATCTGCCCAAAGGTGTGGGGCGAGCGATAAAAAGAAAAACAGACACCATATACGGATCATGCTCTTGTACCCTTTTTATTCCATGACAAATTGAATATCATCTGCCCAGGGATCTACCCGCGTCAGGCGCACGCTTATGCGTTCACCCACGCGGATTTGTCCCGACAAGCGCATGTCAACTTGCAGGGCATAGTCCGGGATTTCGATCCGGGCGCGGTGGTCCCAGGTATTTAACACGAGTGCGTCAAATACCTGCCCTCTGTATTGCACGAGATGGTGGAATATCCAGTATCGCTCTCTGCGCTGTTCCAGGCGGTTGATCAGGCGGAGGCGTTCTTCGAGGTAGGGACAAAGTGTCGTCAGGTCATCTATGGAATAGGGCAAGGCCCTGTTGTCGATGATGGCGACGAGTTGTCGCTGTGATACCAGGTCTATGAATCGCCTCAAGGGAGATGTGGTCTGGCAATAGGGTTCTACCCCCAGGCCACCGTGCAGACCGGGTTGTAGTGAGATTGCAGCTGCACGCATGCGCGTCAGTGTCTGATAGCGGTGTACTTGCTCGCTATCCGTGGGTTCTAAATCGGAGAGGTCGGGCGCGTCTTGTACGCGAAAGATCGCGGGTGCGTTTTGTTCAACACACAATTTTGCAGCTTCGACATTGGCTTTGACCATCAGTTCGCTGACCAGCAAATCAGCCCTGGAGTCGCGTTTTTTTATTTCGATATTCACGGTTCCTTCAGCCGAGATATTCACGCGGCGATCAACTTGATCAACCGCTACAGCACCGGCTTCGACGCGCTGTATTAAAAGCGATTCTGCCGTGTCAAATAGGGCTGATAATATCGCGTGCCTGGGATGCGTCGCATCGTCGAGTATTGCGTCTGCTTCGTCATAACTCAGTTTTTCGCAACACCGGATGACGGAAAGCGTCCAGGCCGGGGTTTCCATTGCGCCATCTGATCCCACATCCCACAAGAGGCTTACGGCCAACCGATTCTCATTCGGGATGAGACTGCCCAGATTTTCCGATAGAACGGGCGGCAACATGGGGTATTTGGTCTCTGGAAAGTAGAGGCTTGCGCCGCGGTTTCTGGCTTCTTCATCGAGAGCTGAATGCGCGGGGATCAACGAGGAGACGTCGGTAATATGCACGCCGATTTGATGGCTGCCGTCTTCTCGAAATTGAACTGATATCGCGTCGTCCATATCTGTTGTCGATGCGTCGTCAATGGTCACGGCATCTATATGCGTCAGGTCCTGGCGATTTGCGAATAGCGCTCTGTTATACATGGCTTGAATCGCGTCCGCTTCTTTGATCAATGGGTCGGGAAAATTCAGAGGTACATCTTCGCGCATCAATTCGACAAAGGCATGCCGATCCCATATGCCTTCGGCGACTAAGCGATCAAAAGCTTTCCGCGCAGAGATGGTCTCGCCGGCCATGCGTTCCAGCCAGTGTGCATGTTTGCTTTGTTCGCCGTGTAGTGCGACGTCTTTTATCCGTTCGATCCATTCGTCTTT contains:
- a CDS encoding RNB domain-containing ribonuclease, with protein sequence MNTLPKENEIALFRYRNRLMAGVCVNISHTRARFAVSARTSHNVPIENILQTTGHIGNNKTAGTAWLNRAETTSADIDLCDLWELVVEEDEIWDLNELTELHYNHTPTSEQMSAFLVALETSAYFDAEGRRFRALDRTEVSHRLEIVARDKEREAEREAFLKWLQFQGTGKDEWIERIKDVALHGEQSKHAHWLERMAGETISARKAFDRLVAEGIWDRHAFVELMREDVPLNFPDPLIKEADAIQAMYNRALFANRQDLTHIDAVTIDDASTTDMDDAISVQFREDGSHQIGVHITDVSSLIPAHSALDEEARNRGASLYFPETKYPMLPPVLSENLGSLIPNENRLAVSLLWDVGSDGAMETPAWTLSVIRCCEKLSYDEADAILDDATHPRHAILSALFDTAESLLIQRVEAGAVAVDQVDRRVNISAEGTVNIEIKKRDSRADLLVSELMVKANVEAAKLCVEQNAPAIFRVQDAPDLSDLEPTDSEQVHRYQTLTRMRAAAISLQPGLHGGLGVEPYCQTTSPLRRFIDLVSQRQLVAIIDNRALPYSIDDLTTLCPYLEERLRLINRLEQRRERYWIFHHLVQYRGQVFDALVLNTWDHRARIEIPDYALQVDMRLSGQIRVGERISVRLTRVDPWADDIQFVME